Proteins co-encoded in one Crateriforma spongiae genomic window:
- the mnmG gene encoding tRNA uridine-5-carboxymethylaminomethyl(34) synthesis enzyme MnmG, which produces MSNVRYHYDVIVIGAGHAGTEAAAASARLGARTALLTTNLDTVGQMSCNPAIGGVAKGQIVREVDALGGLMGQAIDATGIQFRLLNVRKGPAMHSPRAQADKRGYQQHIKLAIESQAGLDLRQETVDDLITAEETDPDAIERGVRHRVVGVKVRGDAEYLAPTVVLTTGTFLQAIMHTGMSTTAGGRAGEGTTQGISGALGRLGFEIDRFKTGTPPRLNAKTIDFAALDVQPGDAVPKPFSFMSGKLDVQQMPCHLTYTNENVHQLIRDNLDRAPMYSGRIESRGPRYCPSIEDKIVRFADKSEHQLFLEPEGRQTHEVYVNGISTSLPRDVQDQMFPLIAGCEKAQIMRYGYAVEYDFCPPTQLWPHLETKTVAGLFFAGQINGTTGYEEAAGQGLIAGLNAARLVAGQSTWVPSRDQAYIGVLVDDLVTAGTDEPYRMFTSRAEFRLLLRQDNADRRLTPIADELGLIDSPRRQRFDDKKKQIEHAMDLLKKIRVDGTPGDVYLRRSEVDWDVMRGVAPELSAIDDEAAQQCLYDIKYAGYITRQKADVEKQRRHADKKIPASFDYLSIDALRIEAKEKLNRVRPVSLDQAKRISGITPADLALVLAHLENRS; this is translated from the coding sequence ATGTCCAACGTCCGCTACCACTACGACGTCATTGTCATCGGCGCCGGCCATGCGGGAACCGAAGCCGCGGCGGCCTCGGCACGTCTGGGGGCTCGAACCGCCTTGCTGACGACCAACCTGGATACGGTCGGCCAGATGTCGTGCAATCCCGCGATCGGCGGTGTGGCCAAGGGCCAGATCGTCCGCGAAGTCGACGCACTGGGCGGACTGATGGGCCAAGCCATCGACGCCACGGGCATTCAGTTTCGACTGTTGAACGTCCGCAAAGGCCCCGCGATGCACAGCCCGCGGGCCCAAGCCGACAAGCGGGGCTATCAACAACACATCAAACTGGCCATCGAATCCCAAGCCGGATTGGATCTTCGCCAGGAAACCGTGGACGATCTGATCACGGCCGAAGAGACCGATCCCGATGCCATCGAACGTGGCGTCCGCCATCGTGTTGTGGGCGTCAAAGTCCGTGGCGATGCCGAATACCTTGCTCCGACCGTGGTGCTGACGACGGGCACGTTCCTGCAAGCGATCATGCACACCGGCATGTCGACCACCGCCGGGGGCAGGGCAGGGGAGGGTACCACGCAAGGCATCAGCGGTGCGCTCGGTCGACTGGGTTTTGAAATTGATCGTTTCAAAACCGGAACCCCTCCCCGTTTGAATGCCAAAACCATCGACTTCGCCGCCCTGGATGTTCAACCCGGCGATGCGGTCCCGAAACCTTTTTCGTTCATGTCCGGCAAGCTGGACGTCCAGCAAATGCCCTGTCATCTGACATACACCAACGAAAACGTCCACCAACTGATTCGCGACAACCTGGACCGGGCACCGATGTATAGCGGTCGAATCGAATCACGAGGCCCGCGTTATTGTCCGTCGATCGAAGACAAAATCGTCCGATTCGCCGACAAGTCGGAACACCAACTATTCCTAGAACCCGAGGGGCGACAGACGCACGAAGTCTATGTCAACGGAATTTCGACCAGTCTGCCACGCGACGTCCAAGACCAGATGTTTCCGCTGATCGCGGGCTGTGAAAAGGCCCAGATCATGCGGTACGGCTATGCGGTGGAATACGACTTCTGTCCACCAACACAATTGTGGCCACACCTGGAAACCAAGACCGTCGCGGGGCTGTTCTTTGCCGGCCAGATCAACGGTACGACAGGTTATGAAGAGGCCGCCGGACAAGGTTTAATCGCAGGGCTAAACGCCGCACGGTTGGTCGCCGGCCAGTCGACCTGGGTCCCCAGTCGCGATCAAGCGTACATCGGTGTTTTGGTCGACGACCTGGTAACCGCCGGCACCGACGAACCGTATCGCATGTTTACAAGCCGTGCGGAATTTCGGCTGTTGCTGCGCCAGGATAACGCGGATCGGCGTCTGACACCCATCGCCGACGAACTTGGTTTGATCGATTCACCACGTCGACAGCGGTTTGATGACAAGAAGAAACAAATCGAACACGCGATGGACTTGCTGAAAAAGATCCGCGTGGACGGGACACCAGGTGACGTCTACCTGCGTCGCAGCGAAGTCGACTGGGATGTGATGCGCGGCGTTGCACCGGAGCTTTCCGCGATCGACGATGAAGCCGCCCAACAATGTCTGTACGACATCAAATACGCAGGCTACATCACCCGCCAAAAAGCGGACGTTGAAAAACAACGCCGTCATGCGGACAAGAAAATCCCTGCTTCCTTCGACTACTTGTCGATCGACGCATTGCGAATCGAAGCCAAAGAAAAACTGAACCGCGTTCGTCCGGTCAGTCTGGACCAAGCCAAACGAATCAGCGGCATCACCCCCGCCGACTTGGCGTTGGTGTTGGCACATTTGGAAAACCGGTCTTAG